The Edaphobacter sp. 12200R-103 genome contains a region encoding:
- the mltG gene encoding endolytic transglycosylase MltG, which translates to MKFIGFLLLLIILVAFTGGVLAAFYIYTPYGPATETFVEIAPHTGTQAIAVLLEQKRIIRSRYAFEFLKFSRKNTLKAGEYRFDHPAPLTEVYNRIAKGDIYFHALTIPEGYNIFDIAQAVEAAGLGKRDEFLAEEKDHTELIADWTSGDAHPPTSLEGYLFPDTYHFARHTPAVHILAAMVRRFRQATQQLNLTHDVSRTVILASLVEKEVSQPEERPLVAGVFKNRLEKSIPLATDPTVIYAALLDGRWRGTIYASDLRSPSPYNTYRHAGLPPGPICNPGMESFRAVLSPAKTDYLYFVSDAAGHSRFSATLKEHNQNVQQYRKDQQR; encoded by the coding sequence ATTGGCTTTCTGCTGCTCCTGATTATCCTGGTGGCCTTTACCGGCGGTGTCCTTGCGGCCTTCTATATCTACACGCCTTATGGCCCCGCGACGGAGACCTTCGTTGAGATTGCGCCGCATACCGGGACCCAGGCCATCGCAGTGCTGCTCGAGCAGAAGAGGATTATCCGCAGCCGCTATGCCTTTGAGTTTCTCAAGTTCAGCCGCAAAAACACCCTCAAGGCGGGAGAGTATCGCTTCGACCACCCGGCACCCCTGACCGAGGTCTATAACCGCATCGCCAAAGGGGATATCTACTTCCACGCCCTCACGATCCCGGAGGGATACAACATCTTCGACATCGCCCAGGCCGTCGAGGCTGCCGGGCTGGGCAAGCGCGACGAGTTTCTGGCCGAGGAGAAGGACCACACGGAGCTGATCGCCGACTGGACGTCCGGCGACGCCCATCCGCCAACCTCCCTGGAGGGCTATCTCTTCCCCGATACCTATCACTTTGCCCGACATACTCCGGCGGTCCACATCCTCGCGGCGATGGTGCGGCGCTTCCGCCAGGCCACTCAGCAACTGAACCTGACCCACGACGTTTCCCGCACCGTCATCCTGGCATCGCTGGTGGAGAAAGAGGTCTCGCAGCCGGAAGAGCGTCCACTGGTGGCCGGGGTCTTCAAGAACCGCCTGGAGAAGTCCATTCCTCTTGCGACCGACCCTACGGTGATCTACGCCGCTCTGTTGGATGGCCGCTGGCGCGGAACCATCTACGCCTCCGACCTGCGCTCGCCGTCGCCGTACAACACCTACCGCCACGCCGGACTTCCCCCCGGCCCGATCTGCAATCCCGGAATGGAGTCGTTCCGCGCAGTGCTGTCCCCGGCAAAGACCGACTACCTGTACTTCGTCTCCGACGCCGCAGGCCACAGCCGTTTTTCGGCGACGCTCAAGGAGCACAACCAGAACGTACAACAGTATCGCAAGGATCAGCAGCGTTAG